Proteins from a genomic interval of Capsicum annuum cultivar UCD-10X-F1 chromosome 4, UCD10Xv1.1, whole genome shotgun sequence:
- the LOC107867678 gene encoding extensin-2 — translation MAKIAHHLTTLLVALVSLNFFPSECQANYYYTSPPPPAPIYKYKSPPPPVYKYKSPPPPSPVYKSPPPPVYKYKSPPPPVYKYKSPPPPVYKYKSPPPPPPVYKYKSPPPPVYKYKSPPPPVYKYKSPPPPVYKYKSPPPPPPVYKSPPPPVYKYKSPPPPPPVYKYKSPPPPIYKYKSPPPPPPVYKYKSPPPPVYKYKSPPPPPPVYKSPPPPVYKYKSPPPPVYKYKSPPPPVYKYKSPPPPPPVYKYKSPPPPVYKYKSPPPPPPVYKYKSPPPPVYKYKSPPPPPPVYKYKSPPPPVYKYKSPPPPPPVYKSPPPPVYKYKSPPPPYHYYYTSPPPPSHY, via the coding sequence ATGGCAAAAATAGCCCATCATCTTACCACTCTTTTAGTGGCTTTAGTGTCCCTTAACTTCTTCCCTTCAGAATGCCAAGCAAATTACTACTATACTTCGCCACCCCCACCAGCTCCAATTTATAAGTACAAGTCTCCGCCACCGCCAGTTTATAAGTACAAGTCACCACCACCACCTTCTCCCGTCTATAAATCCCCACCACCACCCGTTTATAAGTATAAGTCGCCACCACCTCCAGTTTATAAGTACAAATCTCCACCACCACCCGTCTATAAATACAAGTCTCCCCCCCCACCACCTCCAGTTTACAAGTACAAATCTCCACCACCACCTGTCTACAAGTACAAGTCCCCACCACCACCTGTTTACAAGTATAAATCTCCTCCACCACCCGTCTACAAGTACAAGTCTCCTCCACCACCTCCTCCGGTTTATAAATCTCCACCACCACCCGTTTACAAATACAAGTCTCCTCCTCCACCACCTCCAGTTTACAAGTACAAATCTCCACCACCACCTATTTATAAGTACAagtcaccaccaccaccacctccagTTTACAAGTATAAGTCCCCACCACCGCCTGTCTACAAGTACAAatctccaccaccaccacctccagTCTACAAATCTCCACCTCCACCTGTTTACAAGTATAAATCTCCTCCACCACCTGTTTACAAGTACAAATCTCCACCTCCACCTGTTTACAAATACAAGTCTCCTCCACCACCTCCTCCAGTTTACAAGTACAAATCACCACCACCACCTGTTTACAAGTACAAGTCACCTCCACCACCTCCTCCAGTTTACAAGTACAAATCACCACCACCCCCCGTTTACAAGTACAAGTCACCTCCACCACCTCCTCCAGTTTACAAGTACAAATCACCACCACCCCCCGTTTACAAGTACAAGTCACCGCCACCACCTCCTCCAGTCTACAAATCCCCACCACCACCCGTTTACAAATATAAATCACCACCACCCCCTTACCACTACTATTACACTTCTCCACCTCCTCCTAGCCACTACTAG